A genomic window from Actinomycetaceae bacterium MB13-C1-2 includes:
- a CDS encoding sortase: MAERSTGPLWESKNGWQLHRLPFGAAMVSLVIAGLLIAPSVGNWFAANSRAQVLTAHADIVEQTPQSDLETLLSQARVCNDAMESLAYVLPSFAVPQESVDDLDEQLVDAGSSHEVSARWAEPPSECEDAFSDDLGQASYSSIYDATLNLGDGVLARLTIPRIGVDTPVHHWVEEESLSDGVGHVPSSSLPVGGETTNAVLVGHDAGLFADLGRVQVGDRLTLQVMGETLTYRIISSEVVEVDQTVPVEAVAGEDHVTLITAPGANILAQHRLVTAERVLVMDEELEALAAPVSGGGFPWWLVGVLAAVGLLGLAVWWSGRPLEDEEGTTEVAVDAGRQLSGSSGTLSGDGESEEDIGVRSVSSFAGDPAFQEYLANYQMDPRTEAELWDDETEDSSYRNARQKQ; encoded by the coding sequence ATGGCGGAGAGATCAACCGGCCCACTGTGGGAGTCAAAGAACGGGTGGCAGTTGCACAGGTTGCCGTTTGGGGCTGCGATGGTCTCGCTCGTGATTGCGGGACTGCTGATCGCACCAAGCGTTGGAAACTGGTTTGCGGCAAACTCACGGGCACAGGTGCTAACGGCGCATGCGGACATCGTTGAACAAACTCCGCAATCGGACTTGGAGACGCTGCTAAGCCAGGCGCGAGTCTGCAATGACGCGATGGAGTCGCTGGCGTATGTGCTTCCGAGCTTCGCGGTGCCGCAGGAGAGTGTCGATGATCTGGACGAACAGTTGGTGGATGCTGGTTCTAGTCATGAGGTTTCGGCACGGTGGGCAGAACCTCCATCTGAGTGCGAGGATGCGTTTTCGGATGACTTAGGACAGGCTTCCTACTCCTCTATATATGACGCGACCCTGAACCTGGGCGATGGAGTGTTGGCGCGGTTGACGATCCCAAGGATCGGAGTCGACACGCCGGTTCATCACTGGGTGGAGGAAGAAAGCCTGAGTGATGGGGTCGGGCATGTTCCCTCTAGCTCACTCCCGGTGGGTGGTGAAACGACGAACGCCGTCCTTGTGGGTCATGACGCGGGACTGTTTGCAGATCTGGGACGTGTACAGGTTGGTGACAGATTGACGTTACAGGTCATGGGGGAGACGCTGACGTACCGGATTATCAGTTCAGAAGTGGTGGAGGTGGACCAGACGGTTCCCGTTGAGGCCGTCGCGGGTGAGGACCACGTGACGCTGATAACGGCGCCCGGAGCAAACATTCTGGCGCAGCACCGGCTGGTGACGGCGGAACGAGTTCTGGTCATGGACGAGGAGCTAGAGGCCCTGGCCGCGCCCGTTAGCGGGGGAGGTTTCCCATGGTGGCTGGTGGGGGTATTGGCGGCCGTGGGACTTTTGGGACTGGCGGTTTGGTGGTCTGGTCGTCCTCTGGAGGATGAAGAGGGAACGACGGAGGTTGCTGTTGACGCGGGTAGACAACTAAGTGGATCCTCCGGGACCTTAAGCGGAGACGGGGAATCAGAGGAGGACATAGGGGTTCGGAGTGTTTCCTCGTTCGCGGGTGATCCGGCGTTCCAGGAGTATTTGGCGAACTATCAAATGGACCCGCGAACTGAGGCGGAGTTGTGGGATGACGAGACAGAGGACTCCTCGTACAGAAACGCGCGGCAGAAGCAGTGA
- a CDS encoding GNAT family N-acetyltransferase, protein MALKIRQYRPEDRAAVGRICVLTGDIGKDATGQFATDELLPYVYAYPYLAHAPELAFVIEDEDGEVVGYVIGTEDVGKMAEWAAGDWAKEYDLALPVDDSWTEKDIELRRRGAQPESRVHQFTDDYPGELHIDLLPSAQGGGMGRKLITSFARALADRGVDGLAIGVAADNEGAVGFYKRLGFRVLRVDEWDGKVGGYLMGLDIPKFLAEADRRA, encoded by the coding sequence ATGGCACTGAAGATTCGGCAGTATCGACCCGAGGATCGCGCGGCCGTGGGACGAATCTGTGTCCTAACCGGGGACATCGGCAAAGATGCTACAGGGCAGTTCGCGACGGATGAGCTTTTGCCGTACGTGTATGCGTATCCGTACTTGGCGCATGCCCCGGAGTTGGCGTTTGTCATAGAGGACGAGGACGGGGAGGTTGTCGGATACGTCATCGGGACGGAGGACGTGGGCAAGATGGCTGAATGGGCAGCCGGCGATTGGGCCAAAGAGTATGACTTGGCGCTGCCGGTCGACGACTCATGGACGGAAAAGGATATAGAGCTGAGGCGCCGCGGAGCGCAGCCCGAGTCTAGAGTGCACCAGTTCACGGATGACTACCCGGGAGAGTTACACATCGACCTGCTTCCGTCCGCGCAGGGCGGTGGAATGGGGCGAAAGCTCATTACCAGCTTCGCCAGGGCACTTGCGGATCGTGGGGTAGATGGTCTGGCAATCGGAGTAGCGGCTGATAACGAGGGCGCGGTCGGCTTCTACAAGAGGCTTGGCTTCAGGGTGCTTCGGGTGGACGAGTGGGATGGGAAGGTAGGAGGCTACCTGATGGGCCTCGACATCCCGAAGTTCTTGGCTGAGGCAGACAGGAGGGCGTAG
- a CDS encoding phosphatase PAP2 family protein, protein MENLKGKIGARWIFMIVVALTVLVASYLLLVRTYLGQYLENSALLGAQQVSTVEVDDALHNLHYISVGSLALLMVVYAIIGIVRKSWQVAFAAMGVLGASTVTTELLKKTILTRPDLAPIYENNAHNSFPSGHTTIAMAIVVSLLLILSFRIRGWIVIPATLWAVGIGFATVTARWHRFSDTLGADAVVLAIGAIAALWLLSRNEMTREPGGSPRIRPIILTFLGIFGVGTLAVGVILAIGTLNRWGVIEALSQANAAGQIPNLQFHLDPVFNENMFYAAQTLAYGFSSLSVVWFWATLHRIGTVRAPR, encoded by the coding sequence ATGGAGAACCTTAAGGGCAAAATCGGCGCACGCTGGATCTTCATGATCGTTGTGGCGCTAACCGTATTGGTTGCAAGTTACCTACTACTGGTGCGGACCTACCTTGGCCAGTACCTTGAGAACTCCGCTCTTCTCGGCGCCCAACAGGTCTCGACTGTTGAAGTCGACGACGCCCTCCATAACCTTCACTACATCTCAGTCGGCTCACTAGCTCTGCTAATGGTCGTCTACGCCATCATCGGCATCGTCCGCAAATCCTGGCAAGTCGCCTTCGCGGCCATGGGAGTCTTAGGGGCTTCGACCGTAACTACGGAACTACTAAAAAAGACCATCCTCACTCGACCCGATCTCGCTCCCATCTATGAGAACAATGCGCACAACTCTTTCCCTTCGGGTCACACCACCATCGCAATGGCGATCGTTGTCTCACTGCTACTCATCCTCAGCTTCCGCATACGAGGTTGGATCGTCATTCCCGCCACGCTGTGGGCAGTCGGTATCGGATTCGCGACAGTCACCGCGAGATGGCACCGCTTCTCTGACACTCTCGGCGCGGATGCCGTCGTCCTTGCCATCGGTGCCATCGCGGCCCTCTGGTTACTTTCGAGGAACGAAATGACGAGGGAACCAGGAGGTTCGCCTCGTATCCGCCCGATTATTCTTACTTTCCTTGGCATCTTTGGTGTCGGCACGCTTGCAGTGGGCGTTATTCTCGCAATCGGAACCCTCAACCGCTGGGGCGTTATCGAAGCGCTCTCCCAAGCCAACGCGGCGGGTCAGATTCCCAATCTGCAGTTCCACCTTGATCCGGTTTTCAACGAGAACATGTTCTACGCCGCCCAAACTCTTGCCTACGGCTTTTCTTCCCTTTCAGTCGTGTGGTTCTGGGCGACACTGCATCGGATCGGCACTGTTCGCGCGCCCAGATGA
- the rpsJ gene encoding 30S ribosomal protein S10, whose protein sequence is MAGQKIRIRLKSYDHEVIDSSARKIVDTVQRAGATVVGPVPLPTEKNVFVVIRSPHKYKDSREQFEMRTHKRLIDIIDPTPKAVDSLMRLDLPADVNIEIKL, encoded by the coding sequence ATGGCGGGACAAAAGATCCGCATCCGGCTCAAGTCGTATGACCACGAGGTCATCGACAGCTCGGCGCGCAAGATTGTCGACACTGTTCAGCGCGCAGGCGCGACCGTGGTTGGACCCGTGCCGCTGCCGACCGAGAAGAACGTTTTCGTTGTTATTCGGTCTCCCCACAAGTACAAGGACAGCCGCGAGCAGTTCGAGATGCGCACGCACAAGCGGCTCATCGACATCATTGATCCCACGCCTAAGGCCGTCGATTCGCTCATGCGTCTTGACCTTCCTGCTGACGTGAACATCGAGATTAAGCTCTGA
- the rplC gene encoding 50S ribosomal protein L3, with product MTTDTAPRKALLGRKLGMTQVWDEDGHVVPITVVQVGTNVVTQVRTEDNDGYSAVQIGFEDIDPRRVTKPLLGHFEKAGVAPKRHVAEFRTSDAADYQPGQELEASVFEVGQNVDVTGTTKGKGFAGVMKRHGFKGGPASHGAHKIHRKPGSIGACATPGRIFRGQRMAGRMGGDKRTIQNLEIVGADTDKGLLLVKGAIPGPAKAVVMVRTAVKGA from the coding sequence ATGACTACTGACACCGCGCCACGCAAGGCGCTGCTGGGCCGCAAGCTCGGCATGACCCAAGTTTGGGACGAGGACGGCCACGTTGTCCCCATCACGGTCGTCCAGGTCGGCACGAACGTCGTTACTCAGGTGCGCACCGAGGATAACGATGGCTACTCGGCCGTCCAGATCGGCTTTGAGGACATTGATCCTCGCCGCGTGACCAAGCCTCTGCTTGGTCACTTCGAGAAGGCGGGGGTTGCCCCCAAGCGCCACGTCGCGGAGTTCCGCACTTCGGACGCTGCCGACTATCAACCCGGCCAGGAACTTGAGGCTTCGGTCTTTGAGGTTGGTCAGAATGTTGACGTGACCGGCACTACCAAGGGCAAGGGCTTCGCAGGCGTTATGAAGCGTCACGGCTTTAAGGGTGGCCCGGCCTCGCACGGCGCTCACAAGATCCACCGTAAGCCGGGCTCTATCGGTGCCTGTGCTACTCCGGGTCGCATCTTCCGCGGTCAGCGGATGGCGGGCCGTATGGGTGGCGACAAGCGCACCATTCAAAACCTTGAGATCGTCGGCGCGGATACCGACAAGGGCCTGCTGTTGGTCAAGGGCGCAATCCCTGGACCGGCTAAGGCTGTTGTCATGGTTCGCACCGCTGTGAAGGGGGCATGA
- the rplW gene encoding 50S ribosomal protein L23: protein MSTLEASKNPRDIILRPVVTEKTSRLQDEGKYTFIVDPRANKTEIKNAIEDIFGVKVSKVATMNRPGKTYRRRDGVGKRPDTKRAIVTLREGAIDVFGETGI from the coding sequence ATGAGCACTCTGGAAGCCTCGAAGAATCCGCGCGACATCATCCTGCGTCCGGTAGTAACCGAAAAGACGTCACGTCTGCAGGACGAGGGTAAGTACACGTTCATCGTTGATCCTCGTGCAAACAAGACCGAAATCAAGAACGCCATTGAGGATATCTTCGGCGTCAAGGTTTCGAAGGTTGCAACGATGAACCGTCCTGGTAAGACCTACCGTCGCCGCGATGGCGTTGGAAAGCGCCCCGACACCAAGCGTGCAATCGTCACGCTGCGTGAGGGTGCAATCGACGTTTTCGGCGAAACTGGGATTTAG
- the rplB gene encoding 50S ribosomal protein L2: protein MAIRKYKPTTPGRRHGSVSDFSEITRSTPEKSLVRPITKTGGRNSYGRVTSRRRGGGHKRAYRVIDFKRNDKDGVPATVAHIEYDPNRTANIALLHYADGEKRYILAPAGIKQGTKIENGPKADIKVGNNLPMRNIPLGTVIHNVELNAGQGAKMARSAGTSVQLVAKEGRFAQLRLPSGEIRNVDINCRATIGEVGNAEQGNIDLGKAGRARWKGRRPKVRGVAMNPVDHPHGGGEGRTSGGRHPVSPWGKPEGRTRRPNKPSDQYIVRRRRTGKKR, encoded by the coding sequence ATGGCTATTCGTAAGTACAAGCCGACGACACCAGGTCGTCGTCACGGGAGCGTCTCGGACTTTTCTGAGATCACCCGTTCGACTCCTGAGAAGTCGCTGGTTCGCCCGATCACCAAGACCGGTGGTCGTAACTCGTACGGTCGTGTTACCTCGCGTCGCCGCGGTGGCGGACACAAGCGTGCCTACCGCGTCATTGACTTCAAGCGCAATGACAAAGACGGCGTACCCGCAACCGTTGCTCACATTGAGTACGACCCGAACCGTACCGCGAACATCGCTCTGCTGCACTACGCAGATGGCGAGAAGCGCTACATCCTCGCACCGGCTGGTATCAAGCAGGGCACCAAGATTGAGAACGGGCCGAAGGCTGACATCAAGGTTGGTAACAACCTCCCGATGCGCAACATCCCTCTTGGCACAGTCATCCACAACGTGGAACTGAACGCTGGACAGGGAGCCAAGATGGCTCGCTCTGCTGGTACCTCGGTCCAGCTGGTCGCTAAGGAGGGTCGCTTCGCTCAGTTGCGCCTCCCCTCTGGCGAAATCCGCAACGTTGACATCAACTGCCGCGCCACCATCGGCGAGGTTGGCAATGCCGAACAGGGCAACATTGACCTGGGCAAAGCTGGCCGCGCTCGCTGGAAGGGACGTCGCCCCAAGGTTCGCGGTGTTGCCATGAACCCTGTGGATCACCCACACGGTGGTGGTGAGGGCCGCACATCTGGCGGTCGTCACCCAGTCAGCCCCTGGGGCAAGCCCGAGGGGCGCACTCGTCGCCCGAACAAGCCGAGCGATCAGTACATTGTTCGTCGTCGCCGCACTGGCAAGAAGCGCTGA
- the rpsS gene encoding 30S ribosomal protein S19 has translation MPRSLKKGPFVDAHLQKKVDEQLASGNKQVIKTWSRRSMITPDFLGLTFAVHDGRRHVPVFVTESMVGHKLGEFAPTRTFRSHVKDDRKGRRR, from the coding sequence ATGCCACGTAGTTTGAAGAAGGGCCCCTTCGTCGACGCCCACCTGCAGAAGAAGGTCGACGAGCAGCTTGCGTCCGGCAACAAGCAGGTCATCAAGACCTGGTCACGCCGCTCCATGATCACGCCTGATTTCCTAGGCCTGACCTTCGCTGTTCATGACGGCCGCCGCCATGTGCCGGTCTTTGTGACAGAGTCGATGGTTGGTCACAAGCTCGGTGAGTTCGCGCCCACGCGTACTTTCCGCAGTCACGTGAAGGACGACCGTAAGGGACGTCGCCGCTAG
- the rplV gene encoding 50S ribosomal protein L22 → MEAKAQARYVRVTPQKARRVVNEIRNKSVLEADDLLQFAPQKVAHDIRKVLNSAVANAHVLADNAGESLQDAELVVLETYVDEGPTMKRYRPRAQGRAGQILKRTSHITVIVGTDEEEEGDR, encoded by the coding sequence ATGGAAGCCAAGGCGCAGGCGCGTTACGTACGCGTTACGCCCCAGAAGGCTCGCCGGGTCGTCAACGAGATCCGTAACAAGAGCGTTCTAGAGGCAGACGATCTATTGCAGTTCGCACCGCAAAAGGTTGCGCACGACATCCGCAAGGTACTGAATAGCGCCGTTGCGAATGCTCACGTGCTGGCCGATAACGCGGGCGAATCACTTCAGGATGCCGAGCTTGTGGTCCTTGAGACGTACGTCGACGAGGGACCGACAATGAAGCGCTACCGTCCGCGGGCACAGGGCCGCGCCGGACAGATCCTGAAGCGCACAAGCCACATCACCGTGATTGTTGGCACCGATGAAGAAGAGGAGGGGGATCGCTAG
- the rpsC gene encoding 30S ribosomal protein S3, producing MGQKVNPTGFRLGITTDHRSRWFADSTTENQRYRDYVAEDVKIREVLQEGLERAGISRVEIERTRDRVRVDLHTARPGIVIGRRGAEADRLRQDLEKLTGKQVQLNILEVKNPEIDAQLVAQGVAEQLAARVSFRRAMRKAIQSAQRAGAKGIRVQCSGRLGGAEMSRSEFYREGRVPLQTLRANIDYGFHEARTTFGRIGVKVWIYKGDMTEREFARQQAEQSGRGGAPRRGERRGGSRRDSRGGQRGRDAEAAQSAPVAEDATVVVEAPAEAPAETATSGTEA from the coding sequence ATGGGCCAGAAGGTCAACCCCACTGGTTTCCGCCTGGGGATCACCACCGATCATCGCTCGCGTTGGTTTGCGGATTCGACGACTGAGAACCAGCGTTACCGCGACTACGTTGCCGAGGACGTGAAGATCCGCGAGGTACTTCAAGAGGGACTTGAGCGCGCGGGCATTTCCCGCGTCGAAATCGAGCGCACCCGCGACCGTGTTCGCGTGGACCTGCACACCGCACGTCCGGGCATCGTTATTGGCCGCCGTGGCGCTGAGGCTGATCGCCTTCGCCAGGACCTTGAGAAGCTCACGGGCAAGCAGGTTCAGCTGAACATCCTTGAGGTTAAGAACCCGGAGATTGACGCTCAGCTTGTTGCTCAGGGCGTTGCCGAGCAGCTTGCAGCACGCGTTTCATTCCGCCGCGCAATGCGCAAGGCAATCCAGTCGGCACAGCGCGCCGGCGCGAAGGGTATTCGCGTTCAGTGCTCAGGTCGTCTGGGCGGCGCAGAAATGTCGCGTAGCGAGTTCTACCGTGAAGGTCGAGTTCCGCTACAGACACTGCGAGCGAACATTGACTACGGCTTCCACGAAGCTCGTACTACCTTCGGCCGCATTGGCGTGAAGGTTTGGATTTACAAGGGTGACATGACCGAGCGCGAGTTTGCTCGTCAGCAGGCCGAGCAGTCTGGCCGTGGCGGGGCTCCTCGTCGTGGCGAGCGTCGTGGCGGATCCCGCCGTGACTCGCGCGGTGGCCAGCGCGGTCGTGATGCCGAAGCCGCACAGAGTGCACCGGTTGCAGAGGATGCAACGGTGGTAGTCGAGGCGCCGGCAGAAGCACCCGCAGAAACTGCGACCAGCGGAACGGAGGCCTGA
- the rplP gene encoding 50S ribosomal protein L16, which translates to MLIPRRVKYRKQHRPKRGGMAKGGTELAFGDYGIQALEPTYLTNRQIEAARIAMTRHIKRGGKVWITVFPDRPLTKKPAETRMGKGKGSPEWWVAPVKPGRIIFELSGVDEDLAREAMRRARHKLPIKTRFVVREGVEN; encoded by the coding sequence ATGCTCATTCCCCGCCGAGTTAAGTACCGTAAGCAGCACCGCCCGAAGCGCGGCGGCATGGCTAAAGGTGGCACCGAACTTGCGTTCGGCGACTACGGCATCCAGGCACTAGAGCCCACCTACCTGACTAACCGTCAGATCGAGGCAGCTCGTATCGCCATGACCCGTCACATCAAGCGTGGCGGTAAAGTTTGGATCACCGTTTTCCCGGACCGTCCCCTGACCAAGAAGCCTGCCGAAACCCGTATGGGTAAAGGTAAGGGTTCACCAGAGTGGTGGGTCGCTCCAGTCAAGCCCGGCCGGATCATCTTCGAGTTGTCGGGTGTTGATGAAGATTTGGCCCGCGAGGCTATGCGCCGCGCACGCCACAAGCTCCCGATTAAGACCCGTTTCGTAGTGCGAGAGGGTGTTGAGAACTAA
- the rpmC gene encoding 50S ribosomal protein L29, whose translation MADNVLKTADLDAMDDAQLRKELERAKAELFNLRFSQAVGSLEDSGRMKSVRRNIARIYTIARERELGFRTAPGTED comes from the coding sequence ATGGCCGATAACGTTTTGAAGACGGCTGACCTCGATGCCATGGATGACGCTCAGCTCCGCAAGGAACTTGAGCGCGCAAAGGCCGAGTTGTTCAACCTTCGTTTTTCTCAGGCTGTCGGTAGCCTTGAGGACAGCGGACGGATGAAGTCTGTGCGTCGCAACATTGCCCGTATCTACACGATTGCGCGTGAGAGGGAGCTTGGCTTCCGTACCGCGCCCGGAACTGAGGACTGA
- the rpsQ gene encoding 30S ribosomal protein S17 yields MAAATERNQRKVRRGYVTSDKMDKTVVVVLEDRVKHPLYGKVTVKTKKVKAHDENNECGVGDYVLIMETRPLSRTKHWRVAEILEKAK; encoded by the coding sequence GTGGCCGCAGCGACGGAACGCAACCAGCGCAAGGTACGCCGTGGATACGTGACCTCGGACAAGATGGACAAGACAGTTGTTGTTGTCCTTGAGGACCGAGTAAAGCACCCCCTTTACGGCAAGGTCACGGTCAAGACCAAGAAGGTCAAGGCCCACGACGAAAACAATGAGTGCGGCGTAGGTGACTACGTCCTAATCATGGAAACCCGTCCTCTTTCGCGTACCAAGCACTGGCGCGTGGCAGAGATCCTGGAGAAGGCGAAGTAG
- the rplN gene encoding 50S ribosomal protein L14: MIQQESRLKIADNTGAKEILTIRVLGGSKRRYAGIGDVIVATVKDAIPGGNVKKGEVVKAVIVRTKKPSRRPDGSYIRFDENAAVILKNDDGDPRGTRIFGPVGRELRDKRFMRIVSLAPEVI; encoded by the coding sequence ATGATCCAGCAGGAGTCGCGACTGAAGATCGCTGACAACACGGGGGCGAAGGAAATCCTCACCATCCGTGTTCTCGGTGGCTCAAAACGACGTTACGCGGGTATCGGCGACGTTATTGTCGCCACCGTGAAGGACGCCATCCCCGGCGGAAACGTGAAGAAGGGTGAGGTCGTAAAAGCCGTCATCGTTCGCACGAAGAAGCCTTCACGTAGGCCCGATGGTTCCTACATTCGATTCGACGAGAATGCGGCTGTCATTTTGAAGAATGACGATGGTGACCCGCGTGGCACCCGTATTTTCGGCCCAGTTGGCCGCGAACTGCGCGACAAGCGCTTCATGCGCATCGTCTCGCTGGCACCGGAGGTGATCTGA
- the rplX gene encoding 50S ribosomal protein L24, with the protein MAAKIKKGDIVEVVRGRSSDPKKLEARNQRRLEEGYEPLAPGDKGKQGRVIKVFPEERKVLVEGVNLKTRHVRQGQSGQEGGIVTAEAPIAIEKVALVDPDTKKPVRVGFREDVVERDGRKRTVRVRVARGGSRRGIEPGKELDA; encoded by the coding sequence ATGGCCGCCAAGATTAAGAAGGGCGACATCGTAGAGGTTGTGCGCGGTCGTTCCTCAGACCCCAAGAAGCTTGAAGCACGCAACCAGCGTCGTTTGGAAGAGGGCTACGAGCCCTTGGCTCCCGGCGACAAAGGCAAGCAGGGGCGCGTCATTAAGGTTTTCCCTGAAGAGCGCAAGGTGCTTGTTGAGGGCGTAAATCTGAAGACCCGCCACGTGCGTCAGGGACAATCGGGCCAGGAGGGTGGCATTGTCACCGCCGAGGCACCGATTGCGATCGAAAAGGTCGCCCTGGTGGACCCTGACACGAAGAAGCCGGTACGCGTTGGCTTCCGCGAGGACGTAGTCGAGCGTGACGGTCGTAAGCGCACCGTTCGTGTTCGCGTTGCCCGCGGTGGTAGTCGTCGTGGCATCGAGCCCGGTAAGGAGCTGGACGCATGA
- the rplE gene encoding 50S ribosomal protein L5: protein MSPRLKEKYNDQIRSEMIEEFKLPNVMMAPKPVKVVVNMGVGDAARDSKLLDGALKDLEAITGQKPRVNRAKKSIAQFKLREGQPIGASVTIRGDRMWEFLDRLMSTALPRIRDFRGLSAKQFDGHGNYTFGLTEQVMFNEINVDNVDRARGMDITVVTSADSDEQGRALLRKLGFPFKED, encoded by the coding sequence ATGAGCCCCCGTCTGAAGGAAAAGTACAACGATCAGATCAGGTCTGAGATGATCGAGGAGTTCAAACTGCCGAACGTCATGATGGCACCTAAGCCTGTAAAGGTAGTCGTCAACATGGGTGTCGGCGATGCGGCTCGTGATTCAAAACTTCTGGACGGCGCACTGAAGGATCTGGAGGCCATTACCGGTCAAAAGCCCCGCGTGAACCGAGCAAAGAAGTCAATCGCCCAGTTCAAGCTTCGTGAGGGTCAGCCAATCGGCGCTTCGGTGACGATTCGCGGAGACCGGATGTGGGAGTTCCTCGACCGTCTAATGTCGACCGCACTGCCACGTATCCGCGACTTCCGCGGCTTGTCAGCCAAGCAGTTTGACGGACATGGCAACTACACCTTTGGACTGACCGAACAGGTTATGTTCAACGAAATTAACGTCGACAATGTCGACCGGGCTCGCGGCATGGACATCACCGTTGTCACGTCTGCTGACAGCGATGAACAGGGTCGCGCACTACTTCGTAAGCTCGGCTTCCCCTTCAAAGAGGACTAA
- a CDS encoding type Z 30S ribosomal protein S14 produces MAKTSLKIKAARKPKYAVRAYTRCNRCGRPHSVYRKFGLCRICLRELALRGELPGVTKSSW; encoded by the coding sequence ATGGCTAAGACATCTCTGAAGATCAAGGCAGCACGCAAGCCGAAGTATGCGGTCCGTGCTTACACAAGGTGCAACCGTTGCGGTCGCCCCCACTCGGTCTACCGCAAGTTCGGCTTGTGCCGTATCTGCCTACGTGAGTTGGCCCTGCGTGGCGAACTCCCCGGCGTGACTAAGAGCAGCTGGTAA
- the rpsH gene encoding 30S ribosomal protein S8, producing MTMTDPVADMLTRLRNANTAHHESVSMPYSKLKDGIAQILKSEGYIKDIRIEDARVGKTLTLDLKYGNRRERAITGLKRVSKPGLRVYAKSTELPQVRGGLGVAILSTSSGLLTDRQASDKGVGGEVLAYVW from the coding sequence ATGACAATGACTGATCCGGTCGCAGACATGCTTACGCGTCTGCGCAACGCAAACACGGCTCATCACGAGTCCGTGTCAATGCCCTACTCAAAGCTCAAGGACGGGATCGCGCAGATCCTGAAGAGCGAGGGCTATATCAAGGACATCCGCATCGAAGATGCGCGCGTCGGCAAGACGCTGACCCTTGATCTGAAGTACGGCAACCGCCGTGAGCGTGCAATCACCGGCCTGAAGCGAGTTTCTAAGCCAGGTCTACGTGTGTATGCGAAATCAACTGAACTGCCTCAGGTCCGCGGTGGATTGGGCGTGGCGATTCTATCGACCTCGTCCGGTCTTCTAACTGACCGTCAGGCTTCCGACAAAGGTGTAGGTGGGGAAGTCCTCGCCTACGTCTGGTAG
- the rplF gene encoding 50S ribosomal protein L6 has translation MSRIGKQPVVLPAGVEAKIDGQDVTVKGPKGELSLEVPTPISAKLEGSEILVSRPDDDRTNRSLHGLSRTLIANMVEGVTNGYAKNLEIVGTGYRATQKGKAVEFALGYSHTITFEPPEGIDITATSQTKVVVSGIDKQKVGEVAANIRKLRKPEPYKGKGIRYEGEVVRRKVGKAGK, from the coding sequence ATGTCACGTATTGGCAAGCAGCCCGTCGTTCTTCCTGCGGGTGTCGAAGCTAAGATCGACGGACAGGACGTAACTGTGAAGGGTCCTAAGGGCGAACTTTCGCTTGAGGTTCCCACACCTATCAGCGCCAAGCTGGAGGGTAGCGAAATCCTGGTGAGTCGTCCGGATGATGACCGGACTAATCGATCGCTGCACGGCCTTTCCCGTACGCTCATCGCCAACATGGTCGAGGGTGTAACGAACGGCTACGCGAAGAACCTTGAGATCGTCGGTACTGGTTATCGTGCGACCCAGAAGGGCAAGGCTGTTGAGTTTGCCCTCGGTTACTCTCACACCATCACCTTCGAGCCGCCGGAAGGCATCGACATCACCGCCACCTCACAGACCAAGGTCGTTGTGAGTGGTATTGATAAGCAGAAGGTTGGCGAGGTCGCCGCAAACATCCGCAAACTGCGCAAGCCGGAACCCTACAAGGGCAAGGGCATTCGCTATGAAGGCGAAGTTGTGCGACGCAAGGTCGGAAAGGCTGGTAAGTAG